In uncultured Draconibacterium sp., one genomic interval encodes:
- a CDS encoding Wzz/FepE/Etk N-terminal domain-containing protein: MTEEIKSNQTAEDEIDLIALAKTLWDSRKFIIITVAIFMVLGVAVALLTPKEYTASTTVVPQISDTSTKLGGLSSLAAMAGFNLNDMTGGSNQLSPMVYPQILNSVPFQLELMNTPLLFPGQKDSLSIYTYYTEVKKTGFLEGLKKYTIGLPGVIIKAIKGEQVTNDSMTSDFSSSGYITLTEEQDKVREMLSEKVNLDVNDKDGFLTLSSSTIDADLAAQVTQKALQLLQRYITTYKIEKASAQLKFIEERYNDNKAEFEKAQAALAEFRDKNKNVTSALARTQEERLQSDYQLAFDVYSGLAQQLEQARIQVKEDTPVFSVLKPVTVPLNDNTSGLTTLIIYTFLGGIVAVGWIFGKEFMGTIKQRWNAEEGQ, encoded by the coding sequence ATGACCGAAGAAATAAAAAGCAACCAAACAGCAGAGGACGAAATCGACCTCATAGCCTTAGCCAAGACCCTTTGGGACAGCCGTAAATTTATAATAATCACAGTAGCGATCTTTATGGTTCTGGGAGTAGCCGTAGCGCTGCTAACACCAAAAGAGTATACGGCTTCTACCACCGTTGTACCACAAATTAGTGATACCTCAACTAAATTGGGGGGCTTATCATCTCTGGCAGCGATGGCCGGGTTTAACCTCAACGACATGACCGGAGGAAGTAATCAGCTCTCCCCCATGGTCTATCCGCAAATACTAAATAGCGTACCCTTTCAACTGGAACTCATGAACACCCCTCTCCTTTTTCCCGGGCAGAAAGACTCGCTAAGTATTTATACCTACTATACTGAAGTAAAAAAAACCGGTTTTCTGGAAGGTTTGAAAAAATACACAATAGGTCTCCCCGGAGTAATCATAAAAGCCATTAAAGGCGAACAAGTGACCAATGACTCAATGACCAGTGACTTCTCGTCCAGCGGCTACATTACACTCACTGAAGAACAAGATAAAGTACGTGAAATGCTTAGCGAAAAGGTTAACCTTGACGTTAACGACAAAGACGGCTTCCTTACCCTCTCGTCCAGTACAATTGATGCCGACCTGGCAGCCCAGGTTACACAAAAAGCGCTACAGCTATTACAACGTTACATTACCACCTATAAAATCGAAAAAGCATCGGCCCAACTCAAATTTATAGAAGAACGTTATAACGACAATAAAGCAGAATTTGAAAAAGCCCAGGCCGCTTTGGCTGAATTCCGCGACAAAAATAAAAACGTTACCTCTGCGCTGGCCCGCACCCAGGAAGAACGCCTGCAAAGCGATTACCAACTGGCTTTCGATGTCTACTCAGGCCTCGCTCAACAACTGGAACAGGCACGGATACAGGTAAAAGAAGATACTCCCGTTTTTTCTGTATTGAAACCGGTTACTGTGCCCCTGAATGATAATACGAGTGGACTAACTACTTTAATCATCTATACCTTTCTAGGAGGAATTGTTGCTGTTGGCTGGATCTTTGGAAAGGAGTTTATGGGAACGATAAAACAACGCTGGAACGCGGAAGAAGGTCAATAG
- a CDS encoding HAD hydrolase family protein gives MKKIAIIPLRAGSKGIPGKNKRKMLGRPLYQWTLGEAIFSNLDEVYVFTDDEAILKQVEAEYSWTPKVKTMYRSPESATDTASTEMAMLELAERINYDFDIICLLQATSPLTDHSDINNTLQKVSVEEYDSALTVVENKRFIWSDKGESLNYDFLARPRRQDFNGMLMENGAVYAATKETFIQNQNRLGGKIGVVHMPDDTLAEIDELSDFTVVSELLKIRLQKLKGKVEQIKYLVFDVDGVFTPGNVAVSPEGELFKLFSIRDGMGLEILRNNGITPVVITSENSPIVARRMEKLQIQHVFLGVKDKFARLNHFCKEQNIKRSQIAYVGDDVNDLCNLCAVGWGLTPNDGLPEVKQVADIVLNNKGGDMAIREAVEFIINQNKRQ, from the coding sequence ATGAAAAAAATAGCAATTATACCACTCCGGGCAGGATCTAAAGGAATCCCCGGAAAAAACAAACGAAAAATGTTAGGCCGTCCGCTTTACCAGTGGACTCTCGGAGAAGCTATTTTTTCCAATTTGGATGAAGTGTATGTCTTCACTGATGATGAAGCCATCCTAAAACAAGTGGAAGCCGAATACTCATGGACGCCCAAGGTAAAAACCATGTACCGCAGCCCCGAAAGTGCTACCGACACCGCCAGTACAGAGATGGCTATGCTCGAACTCGCCGAAAGAATAAATTACGACTTTGATATCATTTGCCTCCTACAGGCAACTTCTCCTTTAACAGATCATTCGGATATTAACAATACCCTTCAAAAAGTATCCGTCGAAGAATACGACTCGGCCCTAACCGTAGTGGAAAACAAACGGTTTATCTGGTCAGATAAAGGGGAAAGCCTTAATTACGATTTTCTTGCCCGCCCACGTCGCCAGGATTTTAATGGCATGCTAATGGAAAACGGTGCGGTGTATGCTGCCACCAAAGAAACCTTTATACAAAATCAAAATCGGCTGGGTGGGAAAATTGGCGTGGTTCATATGCCCGATGATACACTTGCCGAAATAGACGAGTTATCGGATTTTACTGTAGTTAGCGAGTTATTAAAAATCCGGCTTCAAAAATTAAAGGGCAAAGTAGAACAAATCAAGTACCTGGTTTTTGATGTAGACGGTGTTTTCACGCCAGGCAATGTTGCTGTCTCGCCAGAAGGAGAACTATTTAAACTATTCTCCATTCGCGACGGTATGGGACTGGAAATACTTCGCAACAATGGAATTACACCTGTTGTTATTACTTCCGAAAACAGTCCTATTGTTGCACGTCGTATGGAAAAGCTACAAATCCAGCATGTTTTCCTTGGAGTAAAAGACAAGTTCGCACGTTTAAACCACTTTTGTAAAGAACAAAATATTAAAAGAAGCCAAATAGCCTATGTAGGCGATGATGTTAACGACCTATGTAATCTTTGTGCGGTTGGTTGGGGGCTTACTCCCAACGATGGCCTGCCCGAAGTAAAACAGGTGGCCGACATTGTACTTAACAACAAAGGTGGCGATATGGCTATCCGCGAAGCAGTAGAATTTATTATCAATCAAAATAAACGACAATAA
- a CDS encoding N-acetylneuraminate synthase family protein, with the protein MKQAKVIAEIGCNHKGDMEIAKELIKVAKIFCNADVVKFQKRNNKELLTEEQYNAPHPNPANSYGDTYGEHREYLEFDLEQNRELKEYCKELGITYSTSTWDLTSAKEIASLEPELIKIPSACNNNYEMLGWLCDNYNGEIHASTGMTTKDEIEELVAFFEAKRRNKDLVLYNCTSGYPVPFEDVCLLEITRLKENYGNRVKEIGFSGHHLGIAIDIAAYTLGATWIERHYTLDRTWKGTDHAASLEPEGIRKLVRNLKATQKALNYKEKDILDIEAFQREKLKNKK; encoded by the coding sequence ATGAAACAAGCAAAAGTAATCGCAGAAATTGGCTGTAACCATAAAGGAGATATGGAAATTGCCAAAGAATTAATTAAAGTGGCAAAGATATTCTGTAATGCCGATGTCGTAAAATTCCAGAAACGGAACAACAAGGAATTATTGACTGAGGAGCAGTACAATGCCCCCCACCCTAATCCGGCCAATTCGTATGGTGATACCTACGGTGAACACCGCGAATACCTGGAGTTTGACTTGGAACAAAACCGGGAACTCAAGGAGTATTGCAAAGAATTGGGAATAACCTATTCTACATCAACCTGGGATTTAACTTCTGCTAAGGAAATTGCGTCTCTGGAACCGGAACTCATTAAAATCCCTTCAGCCTGTAACAACAATTACGAAATGTTGGGTTGGTTGTGTGATAACTATAACGGAGAAATTCATGCCTCTACCGGTATGACGACTAAAGATGAAATTGAAGAACTGGTAGCCTTTTTCGAAGCCAAAAGACGTAACAAAGACCTTGTCCTTTACAACTGCACTTCTGGTTACCCGGTTCCTTTTGAAGATGTATGCCTGTTGGAAATTACCCGTTTAAAAGAGAATTATGGAAACAGGGTTAAAGAAATTGGATTCTCTGGACACCATTTAGGTATTGCAATAGATATTGCAGCATACACGCTAGGAGCAACCTGGATAGAACGTCATTACACGCTCGACCGTACGTGGAAAGGAACAGATCATGCAGCTTCGTTGGAACCAGAAGGTATTCGAAAATTGGTACGTAATTTAAAAGCTACTCAAAAGGCACTGAATTATAAGGAGAAAGATATTCTGGACATAGAAGCATTCCAAAGAGAGAAATTGAAAAACAAAAAATAG